TTCGGAGACATAACTTGGTATCCTTCTAGAAAAACTGCGGTTTACCGTTACGATTTCCGATCACCGGACGATGCTTCCGGCAACGGAGTCAACGACTTCATTGGTTTTCAGTCCAATGCTATCTTGATCTCCAAAGGGGTTCGAGCATTAGGTTAGTTACCTTTCTCTTTTAGTAGACATCAATACCATATTCGGTTTAGTCCGGTTTAGAtgttcaaaataaaaaacaattggATTAAAAAATGTTGCAGAAAAGGCGCTTGAAACTAGTAAAAGCGAGAATGGGAAATGTAACACGGCGGATACTACGTTGTCCTACAAGAAGTTAACCGGAGACGGTTTAAAGAACAATGGTCTATTATTTACCGGATATCCGGTTATTGGAACCCAAGGAAAGCTCCAAAGTTCTGGTTCTTGTCTTTACTCATCTTCATTTAGAATTGATGTTTCTTGCTCGTGGGACCCGAGATATAACGGTCTTTCATTCTACGAAACGACTGCGATATTCCCCGTTTCAAGGTTTAGAGACTTTCTCCTAGACGTAAAGAAGCTACGTGACTTGAAACCCGAAAAGCTTTGCGGGATAGATATCTATAATGGTATCCTCATACGTTTTATCAAGGGCTCTAAGGCTTATCTTGGCCAGACAGAGGACTCTGTGGTCATTGACTTTAATTATTACCGAGCGGACGATGCGTTGACCCCGAGGTTGAACCAAGATGTGATGGAGGAGATGGAGCAGATGGCGTTTGTCAAATACGGCGCAAAGCCTCATTGGGGGAAGAATAGGAAAGTGGGTTTCTTTGGCGTCAAGCAAAAGTATGGACCTAACTTTGAAAAATTCCTGGAAGTGAAGAACAAGTTAGATCCTAAGGAGATGTTCTCTAGTGAATGGTCAGATGAGATTCTCTTTGGGAGAGAAAGTTCCAATTATGATGGATGTGCACTTGAAGGGAATTGCGTGTGTTCAGAAGACAGACATTGTAGTCCTTCCAAAGGTTACTTTTGTAGACAAGGCCTCGTTTACACACAAGCTTGGGTTTGCAGATTCTCCTCGGCTCAAGTTTAAGTGAGgtaaatcaaattaaatgttttaaattatgtCATTCGTGGAAGTAGAAAAATTATcgttaagcaaaaaaaaaaaaagaagtagaaaatttatttcatacagtgaggaaaagaaaatttatttcataaaaaacataatcattCGTTCCCCATGGATGTATCATTAAATAATGTGATATCACATATCCATAATTTTGgattatatgttataaaatctGTTCTGCACTGATATAATCCGtatttaaattttccaaaacatTTACCTTAATTGTGTACTAgcttttgacccgcgctttcaaagcgcgggtttattttcctttatttttttttttaaattgacaaatatttagtaaatgtcatatttttatattttttttttataaaagacttaagcttttttatttttctttatcgtgtttcattttaaaagagtataggctAGAACACAATActcggacccgaagaaccaacccgaaaccgacccgaaaatcagggtcccgaacccgatcagacccggggtaaatatctgaatgagttctaaattgctatatccgaagaaccggtcccgaatccgacccgaaccgaaaaccaaatgagtacccgaagatatccgaaatatatctaaaaatatatgttataattatatttataattattttaattttttaattaattttataagttaactatagtagttattttcggtaattttgagtatttttggataaaatatgatagtttggataaaaatttacccaaaaaactgtataaaatgtatatttttggttactattgaataatttggatacaaaaatttgaaccgaatcagatactttggttactttaagtacaaataaccgaacccgttagatactttggttatttggttattttgcaggttcttatgcatgagaaccgaacccacccggacccggaaagacccCACTCGAACCcaacccgaaattttataatacccgaatgaggtttaatttcaaaactcgaatggggtttaattttaaaacccgaaaaactcgatatccgaaagaaccAATCCGTAccagaatgggtatccgaacgtccaggtctaatgagtatttatgtttagaaaattaaactttatttttaatgaattaagttggtataactctgatatattaattttattatgtggttaattttttaataacaaaaaaatatacttttaataaagatttatacttttcaatgaaaaaattcaaatttttttatgaatgcttaaattatattaaaaataaaaaaacataataattaagttattaatttttgttcactacacaaaatattaagaatggttgaaaataaattatttgaattagggaaaaaaataagaattggatctgatttcttaatcagcccaa
The sequence above is drawn from the Raphanus sativus cultivar WK10039 chromosome 7, ASM80110v3, whole genome shotgun sequence genome and encodes:
- the LOC108817344 gene encoding LOW QUALITY PROTEIN: L-gulonolactone oxidase 3-like (The sequence of the model RefSeq protein was modified relative to this genomic sequence to represent the inferred CDS: inserted 1 base in 1 codon), whose product is MRLSNTRFLLILSFLVITWTVRSVPPQPPIRCDQTGCTVSNAYGVWHDRKNCNAANVTYPTTEEELIRAVAYASEHNLKVKTVTQFSSTIPKLACPSGSDAMLISTSNYNSAIDIEPDRLTVTADSGVSLRELIDXLGFSIGASPYWEGVSIGGLISTGSHGSSWSGRGGSVHDHVVGINLVVPASSAEGYAKVVSIVEGRDDELLNAVKVSLGVLGVISKVKLSIEKAFKRSITYNFTSDVALEDTFMEHGKKFEFGDITWYPSRKTAVYRYDFRSPDDASGNGVNDFIGFQSNAILISKGVRALEKALETSKSENGKCNTADTTLSYKKLTGDGLKNNGLLFTGYPVIGTQGKLQSSGSCLYSSSFRIDVSCSWDPRYNGLSFYETTAIFPVSRFRDFLLDVKKLRDLKPEKLCGIDIYNGILIRFIKGSKAYLGQTEDSVVIDFNYYRADDALTPRLNQDVMEEMEQMAFVKYGAKPHWGKNRKVGFFGVKQKYGPNFEKFLEVKNKLDPKEMFSSEWSDEILFGRESSNYDGCALEGNCVCSEDRHCSPSKGYFCRQGLVYTQAWVCRFSSAQV